The stretch of DNA AGATAGCGGTCGCCCTCGACAAAATCCACCCGCGCACGGATACGTGCCAGCTCCTGTTCCACCAGCGGCGACGACTTCAGCGGGCGGTGGAACTCGATGCCCTGTGCCGCGGCCATGGCCTCGATGCCGACCACCACCGCGGTGTTGGCCGCCATCTCGCCCAGCCGGCGCGCGCCGTAGGTGGCCATCGACACATGGTCTTCCTGGTTGGCCGAGGTCGGCAGGCTGTCCACGCTGGACGGATGCGCCAGCGACTTGTTCTCCGACGCCAGCGCGGCGGCCGTCACCTGCGCGATCATGAAGCCCGAGTTCAGGCCGCCATCGCGCACCAGGAACGGCGGCAGGCCGGACAGGCCGGTATCGAGCAGCAGCGCCAGCCGGCGCTCGGAAATCGCACCGATCTCGGCGATCGCCAGCGCAATGATGTCGGCGGCAAAGGCCACCGGCTCGGCGTGGAAGTTGCCGCCGGAGACCACGTCGCCCTGCTCGGAAAACACCAGCGGGTTGTCCGACGCGGCATTGGCCTCGATCTGCAGGATGCGCGCGGCGTGCTGCAGGTTGTCCAGGCAAGCGCCCATCACCTGCGGCTGGCAGCGGATCGAATACGGGTCCTGCACGCGGCCGCAGGCCTTGTGCGAATCGACGATCTCGCTGCCATCGAGCATGGCGCGCACGGCGCCGGCCACGGCGATCTGGCCGGCCTGGCCGCGGGCTGCATGGATGCGGGCGTCGAACGGCTTGACCGAGCCCTTGATCGCCTCCAGCGACAGCGCGCCGGCGACCAGGCCCGCCGCGAACGCGTCCTCGGCGGCGAACAGGCCGGCCAGCGCCAGCGCGGTCGACACCTGGGTGCCATTGAGCAGCGCCAGGCCTTCCTTCGGGCCCAGTTCGAACGCCTTCAGGCCGGCATGGGCCAGGCCTTCGGCGGCCGGCACGCGCCTGCCGCCGACCATCACCTCGCCCACGCCGATCAGCGTGCACGACATATGCGCCAGCGGCGCCAGGTCGC from Cupriavidus taiwanensis encodes:
- the hutH gene encoding histidine ammonia-lyase, translated to MTASPHDQASHPLLTLQPGQVTLADLRRVYRGEVRLAMADSAWAGVRAAQATVQDIIDADAVVYGINTGFGKLAQTRIPNDKLAQLQRNLVLSHSVGTGPDLAEDTVRLILATKAVSLARGHSGVRPELIEALLALVNHGVTPCIPAKGSVGASGDLAPLAHMSCTLIGVGEVMVGGRRVPAAEGLAHAGLKAFELGPKEGLALLNGTQVSTALALAGLFAAEDAFAAGLVAGALSLEAIKGSVKPFDARIHAARGQAGQIAVAGAVRAMLDGSEIVDSHKACGRVQDPYSIRCQPQVMGACLDNLQHAARILQIEANAASDNPLVFSEQGDVVSGGNFHAEPVAFAADIIALAIAEIGAISERRLALLLDTGLSGLPPFLVRDGGLNSGFMIAQVTAAALASENKSLAHPSSVDSLPTSANQEDHVSMATYGARRLGEMAANTAVVVGIEAMAAAQGIEFHRPLKSSPLVEQELARIRARVDFVEGDRYLAPDIEAMKQWVVQGDAGAGWPAAVREILPTNAG